One window of the Streptomyces sp. NBC_00259 genome contains the following:
- a CDS encoding STAS domain-containing protein, with amino-acid sequence MRGGRVVISVTGALDLSTVDVLRATAHQEIETGARQLVLDLSAMPFWDSSGMGAVASVYRRAARVGAWVALAGLSSTLEKKYRLTGMDGVVPLHGGVCTALARPESES; translated from the coding sequence ATGCGCGGCGGTCGCGTGGTCATCTCCGTGACGGGCGCTCTGGACCTGTCGACCGTCGACGTACTGCGAGCCACCGCTCATCAGGAGATCGAGACGGGTGCGCGTCAATTGGTGCTGGACCTTTCCGCCATGCCCTTCTGGGACTCGAGCGGCATGGGCGCCGTCGCGTCCGTCTACCGCAGGGCGGCCCGCGTCGGCGCCTGGGTCGCCCTCGCAGGTCTCTCGTCGACGCTGGAGAAGAAGTACCGGCTCACCGGGATGGACGGAGTGGTCCCGCTTCACGGTGGCGTGTGCACGGCCCTTGCCCGACCGGAATCGGAATCGTGA
- the yczR gene encoding MocR-like transcription factor YczR: protein MADTNRPPLTDGAGRTGRTLGSGQLAAMLPDPAEARPAYRHLAQAISTLILDGRVALHVRLPAERELAAALGTSRTTITAVYDLLRESGYAHSRQGSGTWTTLPEGRAPSGITRLLAPEDTAIDLARAAPGLPEQTLLDALAHVTLQVAGHAHTPGYHPYGLPELRAAIAERFTRRGLATVPEQILVTSGAQHALTLVIGLLSGPGDRVMTENPSYPNALEAMRRARLRNVSVPVTDTGWDVEIVESTLRQAVPQLAYLIPDFHNPTGCLMPERERARVLRAAARAGSWLVIDETLAGLALDVPAPPPFASHAAPGGSGQVITIGSMSKTHWAGLRIGWLRAPARLVTELAGQRVATDIGGPVLDQLLALELLAMGGEPVPSRLEQLRTQRAVLAEALAEHFPHWTWRLPPGGLSLWVDLGEPVASTLAERALDHGVRIESGAFFATDPGIFEHRLRIPYTTPPQTLREAVHRMAAAFADGRSPSKATRRPPHWVA from the coding sequence ATGGCGGACACGAATCGGCCCCCGCTGACGGACGGGGCGGGTCGAACGGGCCGGACCCTGGGGAGCGGGCAGCTCGCCGCGATGCTGCCCGACCCGGCGGAGGCGAGGCCCGCCTACCGTCATCTCGCCCAGGCGATCAGCACCCTGATCCTGGACGGACGCGTCGCGTTGCACGTCAGGCTCCCCGCCGAAAGGGAGCTGGCCGCCGCCCTCGGCACCAGCAGGACCACCATCACCGCCGTGTACGACCTGCTGCGCGAGAGCGGCTACGCACACAGCCGCCAGGGCTCGGGCACCTGGACGACGCTGCCCGAAGGCCGGGCCCCCAGTGGCATCACACGGCTCCTCGCGCCCGAGGACACGGCGATCGACCTGGCCAGGGCCGCGCCCGGGCTGCCGGAGCAGACACTCCTCGACGCCCTCGCCCACGTCACCCTGCAGGTGGCCGGGCATGCGCACACCCCCGGATACCACCCCTACGGCCTGCCGGAACTACGCGCCGCCATCGCCGAGCGCTTCACCCGGCGGGGCCTGGCCACCGTGCCCGAGCAGATCCTGGTGACCTCGGGTGCCCAGCACGCACTCACGCTCGTCATCGGCTTGCTGTCCGGCCCGGGCGACCGGGTCATGACCGAGAACCCCTCCTACCCGAACGCACTCGAGGCCATGCGCCGGGCCCGCCTGCGCAACGTGTCGGTCCCGGTGACGGACACCGGCTGGGACGTCGAGATCGTCGAATCGACCCTGCGCCAGGCGGTGCCCCAACTGGCCTATCTGATTCCCGACTTCCACAATCCGACCGGCTGCCTCATGCCCGAGCGCGAGCGCGCACGCGTCCTGCGGGCCGCGGCGCGTGCCGGGTCCTGGCTGGTCATCGACGAGACCCTGGCCGGCCTCGCGCTCGATGTCCCCGCGCCGCCGCCGTTCGCCTCCCATGCCGCGCCCGGTGGGTCCGGCCAGGTCATCACGATCGGATCGATGAGCAAGACCCACTGGGCGGGCCTGCGCATCGGATGGCTACGGGCCCCCGCGCGGCTCGTCACCGAACTCGCCGGGCAGCGGGTCGCCACCGACATCGGCGGGCCCGTGCTGGACCAGCTCCTGGCCCTCGAACTGCTGGCCATGGGCGGAGAACCGGTCCCGTCCCGCCTGGAACAGCTGCGCACACAGCGCGCCGTCCTGGCCGAGGCCCTGGCCGAGCACTTCCCGCACTGGACCTGGCGGCTTCCGCCCGGCGGGCTCTCGCTGTGGGTCGACCTCGGCGAGCCCGTCGCCTCGACGCTCGCCGAACGGGCGCTGGACCACGGCGTGCGCATCGAGAGCGGCGCCTTCTTCGCCACGGACCCCGGCATCTTCGAGCACCGGCTCCGCATCCCCTACACCACACCCCCTCAGACGCTGCGCGAGGCCGTCCACCGCATGGCCGCCGCCTTCGCCGACGGCCGCTCCCCCTCGAAGGCCACCCGCCGGCCGCCGCACTGGGTCGCCTGA
- a CDS encoding VOC family protein, whose translation MRIHLTSVFVDDQAKALHFYTEILGFVKKYDVPVGEKDRWLTVVSPDEPGGTELLLEPAGHPAVKTYRDALAQDGIPLAQFAVDDVKAEYERLRGLGVRFIQEPLEMGPVTTAVFDDTCGNLIQIATQPA comes from the coding sequence ATGAGGATCCATCTGACCAGCGTCTTCGTCGACGACCAGGCCAAAGCCCTGCACTTCTACACCGAGATCCTCGGCTTCGTGAAGAAGTACGACGTCCCGGTGGGCGAGAAGGACCGGTGGCTCACCGTCGTCTCGCCCGACGAGCCCGGCGGCACCGAACTCCTCCTGGAGCCCGCCGGCCACCCCGCCGTCAAGACCTACCGCGACGCGCTCGCCCAGGACGGCATCCCGCTCGCCCAGTTCGCCGTCGACGACGTGAAGGCGGAGTACGAGCGCCTGCGCGGCCTCGGCGTCCGCTTCATCCAGGAGCCCCTGGAGATGGGCCCCGTCACCACCGCCGTCTTCGACGACACCTGCGGCAACCTGATCCAGATCGCGACACAGCCGGCGTAG
- a CDS encoding ArsR/SmtB family transcription factor — MADDLFKALADPTRRTILDELTEKSGQTLFEICSRLSMKHQLGISRQAVSQHLAVLEAAGLVETRREGRYKFHDLNTDPLRQIAERWLVPETSGPEENTP, encoded by the coding sequence GTGGCCGACGACCTGTTCAAAGCCTTGGCCGACCCCACCCGCCGCACCATCCTCGACGAGCTCACGGAGAAGTCCGGACAGACACTGTTCGAGATCTGCTCGCGACTGAGCATGAAGCATCAGCTCGGCATCTCCCGCCAGGCGGTCTCCCAGCACCTCGCCGTGCTGGAGGCCGCCGGGCTCGTCGAGACCAGGCGGGAGGGGCGCTACAAGTTCCACGACCTGAACACGGACCCGCTGAGGCAGATCGCCGAGCGATGGCTCGTGCCCGAGACATCCGGACCGGAGGAGAACACCCCATGA